Part of the Patescibacteria group bacterium genome is shown below.
AAAAAATTTTAGTCGTGGGATTCTGAGCCGGTCACCTGTCGTTTTCTGCTGAAAACGCACGCGAAGTCTCACGACACTCGTCCCTACTCGCCCGTCTCGGCACGTCTGCCTCCGACCCTGAAACTCGCCCCGCGAGTTTCAGCGCCTATACCAGTTCCGCCACGTGCCCAACGGGAGAATAGTAACAAAAACCAACCAAAAAAGAAGTGTTACTTTTGTGGAGCAAAAATAATTTTTAAAGCTTCAAAATACTCAGGGTAAATTATCGGCAAATTCAAAATCTCATCGGGCGTAAACCATTCCGCCGCTTCGACTTCCCCATCGTTGTGTTTAAAATTTTCTGTCGGGTTTTTTAGCGAAGCTTCATAGATAACAAAAAAATTTCGTTGATCGCCAAAATTAGTAAACGTGCCAGTGTACAAAATTTTATCAGCAACAATTTCTGCACCAATCTCTTCAAAAACTTCACGCGTGAGCCCAGCCAAAACAGCCTCGCCTTCGTTCAATCTCCCGCCAGGCATATCCCACTTCCCCCAGACTTTTTTGTTCGGGTGCTGTGGACCTCCGGTTTTAGGATACTGCATGAGCAAAAACTTTCCGTCTTTTTTGATAAGAGCTTTTTGATTTACTTGACCAACAAAATGAGTTTCGTGTGGTTTTAGCATTGGGGTGTTGGGTAGTGAGCACTAACCTTCGAAATAAATTCACATAAATATAACGCCCTTCGTGCGCGTACTAGGATTCGAACCTAGGACCCCATCAGTATCAGTGATGTGCTCTACCAACTGAGCTATACGCGCACGAAAGAAACTATAAATACTTGTATCTTTGCAATGAACTTCGAACCTAGGTTCCAGATAATTTTCTGCTGAAAATTTCAGTAACCTTACCTCGGCGCGTCCGCCTCCGGTCTTGCGAAGCGAAAACTTTCGCTTCTTTCCTTACAGGAACAGTACACCTTGTGGCTCTCGAAGACTCGAACTCACAAGGTCTTGCGAAGCGAAAACTTTCGCTTCTCACCCCACAGCATCAGTGATGTGCTCCCCGCCCGAACGTAACGCTTCGGTACGGGCGGGTACCAACTGAGCTATGCGCGCATATTGAAACAAAATGAGCAACGAGCTACACGATAACAAAAAAGTTCAGAAACAGCAATCCTTAAACCAATCCGTAAACGGAGAGCCCCGCTCCGCCAAAGGCGGAGCGGGGCTCTAAAATACCATTCTTTATTTTGTTCCGTTCACCCGGTTGAGTTCGCTTAAGCTGAACTCAACCTTGTGCCGGGAACCTCCCGGCAGGAGCTCCTATTTATGATTAGAGAGCTATCACCACTCCGACGGGTTACGTCGGAGATCGACTCTATAAGTTTGTGCCGCCGAAGCGAACACAAACGTTGTTTCAATTGAAATACTCCACGAGCAGCTTCCGCTACCCGTGCCTTGTTACGACTTACT
Proteins encoded:
- a CDS encoding NUDIX hydrolase, with translation MLKPHETHFVGQVNQKALIKKDGKFLLMQYPKTGGPQHPNKKVWGKWDMPGGRLNEGEAVLAGLTREVFEEIGAEIVADKILYTGTFTNFGDQRNFFVIYEASLKNPTENFKHNDGEVEAAEWFTPDEILNLPIIYPEYFEALKIIFAPQK